From a region of the bacterium genome:
- the accC gene encoding acetyl-CoA carboxylase biotin carboxylase subunit: MFKKILIANRGEIAIRIIRAAKELGIRTVAVYSDADRDSLHLQYADESICIGPASSQESYLNIPQVISAAIITGAEAIHPGYGFLAENAKFAEICESHQIGFIGPTSQTIAKMGDKIEARRIMKHAGVPIIPGSTKPIESSKDTTRIIEKIGYPVMLKATAGGGGKGVRIVWNKDELPRAFEIASAEANAAFKNPSLYIERYLHEPRHIEVQILADKYGNMVHLGERECSIQHRHQKLIEESPSSAVDERLRTKITDAALKAAKAVKYSNVGTIEFLLDNDKNFYFIEMNTRIQVEHPVTEFVTGIDLIKEQICLADGEKLRFSKKDIKLRGHALECRINATDPANGFSPSAGKIENLILPGGIGVRVDTHLYPGYTIPPNYDALIAKIITYGLTRDEAIARMKRALEECVIEGIKTTIPFHQKVLEQETFKKGEIHTHFLSGMINI; this comes from the coding sequence ATGTTTAAGAAAATTTTGATTGCAAATCGTGGCGAAATAGCCATAAGGATAATCCGCGCCGCCAAAGAATTGGGGATAAGAACTGTTGCGGTTTATTCTGATGCAGATAGGGATTCTTTACATTTACAATATGCGGATGAATCTATTTGTATTGGCCCGGCATCAAGTCAGGAAAGTTACCTGAACATTCCACAGGTAATTAGTGCGGCGATTATTACCGGGGCAGAGGCAATTCATCCGGGATATGGATTTCTGGCAGAAAATGCAAAATTTGCTGAAATTTGTGAGAGTCATCAAATTGGTTTTATTGGTCCCACTTCCCAGACTATTGCCAAAATGGGTGATAAAATCGAAGCACGACGCATAATGAAACATGCAGGTGTGCCAATTATTCCAGGTTCAACTAAACCAATTGAATCATCTAAAGATACCACCCGAATAATTGAAAAGATAGGCTATCCGGTGATGCTCAAGGCAACTGCTGGCGGTGGTGGTAAAGGGGTTCGGATTGTCTGGAATAAAGATGAATTACCGCGTGCCTTTGAAATTGCTTCTGCGGAGGCTAATGCCGCCTTTAAAAACCCATCTTTGTATATCGAACGCTATCTCCACGAACCCAGACATATTGAAGTTCAGATATTAGCGGATAAATATGGAAATATGGTTCATCTTGGTGAGCGGGAATGTTCTATTCAACATCGACATCAAAAATTAATTGAAGAATCACCTTCGTCAGCTGTCGATGAAAGATTACGAACGAAAATAACTGACGCGGCTTTAAAAGCCGCTAAAGCAGTTAAATACAGTAATGTCGGCACGATTGAATTTTTACTTGATAACGATAAAAACTTTTATTTTATTGAAATGAATACCCGAATCCAGGTTGAGCATCCGGTAACGGAATTTGTTACTGGAATTGATTTAATTAAAGAACAAATCTGTTTAGCCGACGGAGAAAAACTTCGATTTTCAAAAAAAGATATTAAACTCCGTGGTCATGCCCTCGAGTGCCGAATAAATGCCACTGACCCGGCTAATGGATTTTCTCCCTCTGCGGGTAAAATCGAAAACCTTATTTTACCAGGGGGCATTGGTGTCCGTGTGGATACCCATCTTTACCCAGGCTATACTATCCCACCTAATTATGACGCTTTGATTGCCAAAATTATTACTTATGGCTTAACTCGTGATGAGGCTATCGCCAGAATGAAAAGGGCACTGGAAGAATGTGTTATTGAAGGGATAAAAACTACTATCCCATTTCATCAAAAGGTACTGGAACAAGAAACATTTAAAAAAGGAGAAATACATACACACTTTTTATCTGGTATGATTAATATTTAA